The following coding sequences lie in one Arachis ipaensis cultivar K30076 chromosome B05, Araip1.1, whole genome shotgun sequence genomic window:
- the LOC107640313 gene encoding uncharacterized protein LOC107640313 yields MGAIPERCGDPSPCLVSYTIDDVEFVDCMCDLGACVSIMPLFVYNELDLSPLKISAARFVLVDKSIISVAGIAEDVLVSIKGLIFPIDFYILEMLPNDSGKPSSILLGRPFLKTSRFKLDAFSGTYSFEIAGKSVSFNLDETMKHLPVDRSIFRCDLIDEVVVEIHHETPHEMSMSKSLNVGKNCDYDVDFPPPPLLQEDSNEELQSFALQSKCAFLEEDEVIESEEVNTNVYFTQPPKFDVFYNEEGLEEVDEGYYKMLKWTLPNSPNLI; encoded by the coding sequence ATGGGTGCTATACCAGAGAGATGTGGCGATCCCAGTCCTTGCTTAGTTTCTTACACTATAGATGATGTTGAATTTGTAGATTGTATGTGTGATCTTGGTGCTTGTGTGAGCATTATGCCTTTGTTTGTTTACAATGAATTGGACCTTTCACCATTGAAAAtatcggcagctcgttttgttttaGTCGACAAGAGCATTATATCTGTGGCCGGTATTGctgaggatgtcttagtgagcaTCAAGGGATTAATCTTCCCAATTGATTTTTACATCCTAGAGATGCTTCCTAATGACTCCGGGAAGCCGTCATCCATTCTATTAGGGAGGCCTTTCTTGAAGACTTCTAGGTTTAAGCTGGATGCATTTTCGGGCACTTATTCTTTTGAGATTGCTGGTAAATCCGTGAGCTTTAATTTGGATGAGACTATGAAGCATCTGCCGGTGGACCGTTCTATCTTCCGGTGTGATTTGATTGATGAAGTTGTAGTTGAGATCCACCATGAGACTCCTCATGAGATGAGTATGAGTAAAAGTCTAAATGTGGGGAAGAATTGTGACTATGATGTGGACTTCCCACCACCTCCACTATTGCAAGAAGACTCTAATGAGGAGTTGCAATCTTTCGCTCTCCAATCAAAGTGTGCCTTCTTAGAGGAAGATGAGGTAATTGAGTCGGAAGAAGTGAATACTAATGTATATTTCACCCAACCTCCTAAATTTGATGTGTTTTATAATGAAGAAGGCTTAGAGGAGGTTGATGAAGGGTACTACAAAATGTTGAAGTGGACTTTACCCAACTCCccaaatttgatttga
- the LOC107643252 gene encoding heat shock 70 kDa protein 8 has translation MAEPAYTVASDSETTGEERTYTLPEIAIGIDIGTSQCSIAVWNGSRVELLKNTRNQKIMRSYVTFKDDIPSGGVSSQLSHEGELLSGATVFNMKRLIGRVDTDPVVHASKNLPFLVQTLDIGVRPFIAALVNDMWRSTTPEEVLAIFLVELRALAEAQVKRPIRNVVLTIPVSFSRFQLTRIERACAMAGLHVLRLMPEPTAVALLYAQHQQQASHENMGSGSEKIALIFNMGAGYCDVAVTATAGGVSQIKALAGSTIGGEDLLQNMMRHLLPDSENIFKSHGVKEIESMALLRVATQDAIHRLSSDNNVQVDVDLGNGVKINKVVDREEFEEVNRSVFEKCESLIIQCLQDARVEVEDVNDVIIVGGCSYIPRVKNLVTNICKVKELYKDMNPLEAAVCGAAVEGAVASGINDPFGNLDLLTIQATPLAIGIRADGNNFVPVIPRNTTMPARKELVFTTVHDNQTEALILVYEGEGNKAEENHLLGYFKIMGIPAAPKGVPEINVCMDIDAANVLRVLAGVVMPGSRQPAIPVMEVRMPTVEDGHGWCAEALNRNYGATLDLVTIQKKA, from the coding sequence ATGGCAGAACCTGCATATACCGTCGCATCCGACAGCGAGACCACCGGAGAGGAAAGAACATATACTTTACCCGAAATAGCAATTGGAATTGACATTGGCACATCACAATGCAGTATTGCAGTGTGGAATGGTTCCCGAGTGGAGCTTTTGAAGAACACAAGGAACCAGAAGATTATGAGATCATATGTAACCTTCAAAGATGACATCCCTTCCGGTGGAGTCAGCAGTCAACTCTCCCACGAGGGTGAGTTGTTGTCCGGAGCCACAGTTTTTAACATGAAACGCTTGATCGGCAGAGTTGACACTGACCCTGTTGTCCATGCAAGCAAGAATCTCCCATTTCTGGTGCAGACATTGGACATTGGTGTTCGCCCGTTTATTGCTGCATTGGTGAACGATATGTGGAGATCCACCACTCCGGAAGAAGTGCTGGCAATATTTCTGGTGGAACTAAGAGCACTGGCTGAAGCTCAGGTGAAAAGGCCAATAAGGAATGTGGTTCTTACAATTCCTGTTTCATTCAGTCGATTTCAGCTTACGCGCATCGAGCGTGCTTGCGCAATGGCTGGCCTTCATGTGCTCAGGCTGATGCCCGAACCGACAGCCGTGGCTTTGCTATATGCGCAGCACCAACAGCAGGCTTCTCATGAGAATATGGGCAGTGGAAGTGAGAAAATTGCTCTCATTTTCAACATGGGTGCTGGTTATTGTGATGTTGCTGTGACAGCTACTGCTGGAGGAGTTTCTcagataaaagccttggctggaAGTACAATTGGTGGAGAAGACTTGCTTCAAAATATGATGCGTCATCTCTTGCCTGATTCTGAAAACATATTCAAGAGTCACGGGGTCAAAGAAATTGAATCAATGGCATTGCTTCGGGTTGCAACCCAGGACGCAATTCACCGGCTTTCCTCCGACAACAATGTCCAGGTTGATGTAGACTTGGGAAATGGGGTGAAGATAAACAAGGTTGTTGATAGGGAGGAGTTTGAGGAAGTAAATAGGAGCGTGTTCGAGAAGTGCGAAAGCTTAATTATTCAGTGTTTGCAGGATGCAAGAGTAGAAGTTGAGGATGTAAATGATGTGATCATAGTTGGTGGATGTTCTTATATCCCAAGGGTGAAGAATCTTGTTACTAACATCTGTAAGGTAAAGGAACTTTACAAAGATATGAATCCTTTGGAAGCTGCAGTTTGTGGTGCAGCGGTGGAAGGAGCGGTTGCTTCAGGCATCAATGATCCCTTTGGGAACTTAGACTTGTTAACCATTCAGGCCACACCTCTGGCAATCGGAATTCGAGCTGATGGAAACAATTTTGTCCCTGTAATCCCCAGGAATACTACAATGCCTGCAAGGAAGGAGCTTGTTTTCACTACTGTTCATGACAATCAAACTGAGGCATTGATTCTTGTGTATGAAGGTGAGGGGAATAAGGCAGAAGAAAATCACTTGTTGGGGTATTTCAAGATAATGGGAATACCGGCTGCGCCGAAAGGAGTGCCTGAAATCAATGTGTGCATGGACATTGATGCGGCGAATGTGCTGCGAGTTTTAGCCGGTGTTGTGATGCCTGGATCACGCCAGCCTGCAATTCCTGTTATGGAAGTGAGGATGCCTACAGTGGAAGATGGACATGGTTGGTGTGCTGAGGCCCTGAATAGAAACTACGGTGCTACATTGGATTTGGTTACTATCCAGAAGAAGGCATAA
- the LOC107643249 gene encoding uncharacterized protein LOC107643249, producing the protein MAALHFTPTPLKPSFALLKQNHPTTTKLNSVRPRLASRSSFIVRSYKVLIEHQGQSTHLEVEPDETILSKAIDSGLDVPYDCKLGVCMTCPARLLSGSVDQSDGMLSDDVVDRGYALLCAAYPRSDCHIRIIPEDELLSLQLATSND; encoded by the coding sequence ATGGCAGCTCTTCACTTCACTCCAACTCCGCTCAAACCATCCTTTGCTCTTCTGAAACAAAACCACCCTACCACCACCAAGCTCAACAGTGTGCGGCCACGCCTTGCTTCACGTTCATCATTCATTGTGCGGTCCTATAAAGTGTTGATTGAGCATCAGGGGCAGTCCACCCATCTTGAAGTGGAACCTGATGAGACCATACTCTCGAAGGCAATCGACTCTGGCTTGGATGTCCCCTATGATTGCAAGCTTGGTGTCTGCATGACTTGCCCTGCTCGTCTTCTTAGTGGCTCTGTTGATCAGAGCGATGGTATGCTCAGCGATGATGTCGTCGACCGCGGCTATGCCCTCTTGTGTGCTGCCTACCCTCGCTCCGATTGCCATATTAGGATTATCCCGGAGGATGAGCTCCTCTCCCTCCAATTGGCCACCTCAAATGACTAA
- the LOC107643248 gene encoding uncharacterized protein LOC107643248: MMVFFLATRAASLYNQRFLLRKSSFWFKYLTAIPNKDDGHGTASVPPSESSPTLHLSPFLSNFDHPPSGYNIELVDGDAWGVSSGVAQAWPGRHSARSAATTFAHHGIDEPVDCNPSRVEDDMDLEDIDNMRVRGNLFYKLERSSKEFEEYNLDFQRKKSSKKKDEKKENTKEAKKAKECPNPNVTSNSKDKLPKDHIATRSRIVMVRLDEIKDVSPENKRQRTPTFNQLTGPYHEPFCLDIYISKGSVRASIVHRITSKVVAVAHSISKDMKFDLASTKNKTTCAAVGAILAQRALADDIHDVIYTPRKGEKLEGKLHIVLKSIIDNGINVKVKIKQRFRRSIKPHST, encoded by the coding sequence ATGATGGTGTTCTTCCTCGCAACAAGAGCTGCTTCCTTATACAACCAACGTTTTCTGTTGAGAAAATCCAGTTTCTGGTTCAAGTATCTCACCGCCATTCCCAATAAGGATGATGGCCATGGAACTGCATCTGTGCCACCTTCTGAGAGCTCCCCTACCCTTCATCTTTCACCATTTTTATCCAATTTTGATCACCCTCCAAGTGGATATAACATAGAGCTTGTAGATGGTGATGCTTGGGGTGTCTCATCTGGGGTGGCACAAGCCTGGCCAGGAAGGCATTCAGCTAGATCAGCAGCTACTACATTTGCACACCATGGTATTGATGAACCTGTTGATTGTAACCCCTCTCGTGTTGAGGATGACATGGATTTGGAAGATATAGATAACATGAGGGTTCGTGGGAATCTGTTCTATAAGCTCGAGCGCAGTTCCAAGGAGTTTGAAGAGTATAATTTAGATTTTCAACGCAAGAAATCTTCCAAGAAGAAAGACGAAAAGAAGGAAAACACTAAGGAAGCAAAGAAAGCTAAGGAGTGTCCAAATCCAAATGTGACTTCCAATTCCAAAGATAAGCTTCCGAAAGATCATATCGCAACAAGAAGCAGAATTGTTATGGTCCGGTTGGATGAAATTAAAGATGTTTCTCCTGAGAACAAGAGGCAAAGGACTCCCACTTTTAACCAGCTTACGGGTCCTTATCATGAACCATTTTGCTTGGACATTTACATATCTAAAGGCTCTGTTCGTGCTAGCATTGTTCATAGGATAACTAGCAAGGTTGTTGCAGTGGCACATTCCATTTCTAAGGATATGAAGTTTGACCTGGCTTCTACCAAGAACAAGACCACCTGTGCTGCTGTGGGTGCCATTCTGGCTCAGAGAGCACTGGCTGATGATATTCATGACGTGATTTACACTCCAAGAAAAGGAGAAAAGCTCGAGGGAAAGCTTCATATTGTTCTCAAGTCTATCATTGACAATGGCATTAATGTGAAGGTAAAGATCAAGCAAAGATTCAGGAGATCAATTAAACCCCATTCTACCTAG
- the LOC107643250 gene encoding uncharacterized protein LOC107643250 — MGKKEQQQKQRDTAKVEAVLELIRKQTQLTVKQEKFCNYACVERFLKQKGDNVKRAAKQLKSCLSWRDSIGTENLIADEFSAELADGLAYVAGHDDQSRPVMIFRIKQDYQKIHSQKWLTRLLVFTIEVAISVMPKNAEQFVILLDASFYRSASAFMNLLLAALKIVGDYYPGRLYKAFVIDPPSLFAYIWKGVRAFVELSAATTVVSSLDYEESLEYNDFAAYHPRASSLRFDHSTIQSTAKVGSCSSSRFAFTVSQSFDSLKPWYLSMADTSASKVGPTSPSPMMGQARISPLNARSFSFASPASRTPRGDATINAARLARKSLFPSTPLPQRVTPRDPSVKAAMPRTPRASFLQSPATFFRREGHVSRGEKCRESFVAYLKFYRRPYDEMVYRSKMRPPLGGLISIVSPHIRRRHVSLSQRY, encoded by the exons ATGGGGAAGAAAGAGCAGCAGCAGAAGCAGAGAGACACAGCAAAAGTTGAAGCGGTTCTTGAGCTCATCAGAAAACAAACCCAACTCACTGTTAAGCAG GAGAAGTTCTGCAACTATGCTTGTGTGGAACGCTTTCTCAAACAAAAGGGTGATAATGTCAAACGAGCTGCCAAGCAACTCAAGTCTTGCCTTTCTTGGAGAGACTCCATAGGCACCG AGAATTTGATAGCAGATGAATTCTCAGCTGAACTGGCTGATGGTTTGGCTTATGTGGCTGGCCATGACGACCAATCCAGGCCAGTTATG ATTTTTCGGATAAAGCAAGACTACCAAAAGATACATTCTCAAAAATG gCTTACTCGATTGTTGGTGTTCACAATAGAGGTAGCCATTTCGGTGATGCCTAAAAACGCAGAACAATTTGTGATTTTGTTGGATGCAA GCTTTTACAGGTCCGCATCTGCTTTTATGAACTTGCTGCTGGCAGCGCTGAAAATAGTGGGCGACTACTACCCAGGCAGACTCTATAAAGCATTTGTCATAGACCCTCCTTCTCTCTTTGCTTACATCTGGAAG GGTGTTCGTGCCTTCGTGGAGCTATCAGCAGCGACCACGGTGGTATCATCGTTGGATTACGAAGAGTCGCTGGAATACAACGACTTCGCAGCATATCACCCGCGAGCCTCGTCCCTCCGATTCGACCATTCCACGATCCAATCAACGGCCAAGGTTGGCTCATGCTCCTCCTCGCGCTTCGCCTTCACCGTCTCCCAATCATTTGACTCGCTCAAGCCGTGGTACCTCAGCATGGCAGACACGTCAGCATCCAAAGTTGGGCCCACCAGCCCATCTCCTATGATGGGCCAGGCCCGCATCTCCCCACTCAATGCTCGCTCCTTCTCATTTGCATCTCCAGCTTCCAGGACGCCACGTGGCGACGCCACCATCAATGCCGCCAGGCTCGCCAGGAAGTCGCTGTTCCCGTCGACGCCTCTGCCGCAGCGCGTGACGCCGAGAGATCCGAGCGTGAAGGCGGCGATGCCACGAACTCCGCGGGCGTCGTTTCTGCAGTCGCCGGCGACGTTCTTCCGGAGAGAGGGACACGTGAGCAGAGGAGAGAAGTGCCGGGAATCGTTCGTGGCTTACTTGAAGTTCTACCGTAGACCCTACGACGAGATGGTGTACAGGTCAAAGATGCGACCCCCACTGGGTGGACTCATCTCCATCGTCTCTCCTCACATCAGGCGCCGCCACGTGTCACTCTCTCAACGATACTGA